The sequence below is a genomic window from Nicotiana tomentosiformis chromosome 6, ASM39032v3, whole genome shotgun sequence.
TGAACTTTTCCAAGCTATCATGAGTTTTTCTTGCACAATTGACATCATGAATCTGCATAAAAAGTGGCATGTCTACAGATACAACTTTCACACCATTACAAGAGAAGAAATCAGCCAACTCAATCTGTGAACTGCAGAATGATTTCCTCCTTAATAAAGATTGCTTTTTATCTCATCAACCCCTTGTTCAAACCCCTTTAGCCTTTCATTTTCTTGACTCCTAGACAAATAGACAAATTCCCTTTTAACATCCACCTCTTTGTGGAACTCTTTCCCCTTATGGGAAGAAACTTTCTTGATTGTTTCTTTTTTCTGCACAACTATTGCTTTTTCAATATCATGGTCTTTGTTGTGAGATTCATTGacatattttctttccttagagCTCCCATGTTGGCTCTTTGACTTGGTCAACGCTGCACTTGAAGAGTCAAAAGCAGCTGAATCAGTCAAAGATTTGAGCTTTAAATGGTTGTCATCTGAAGAATATGAATGCCCAGATGGATGTTTTAAGGAAGATTTGAGGTTTTTGTGATTTGAATATAGCTGGGAAAATTGGTTGGAGATGTTGTCTATAGTGTTAAAGGGTCCCTGTGGGTGGTATTGTGTGCCATGAGATAAGCTATCAAAGAAATGAAAGGGAAAGGAGAGTGAAGGGAATGGCAAAAAGGGAAAGAGAAGAGAAGTGATGTTGGAGAAAGTGCCTAGTTTGTGGAGGGAGTCCGGAACAAAAATATGGTTCTTCTGGACTCAAAAAACCAAAATGTGTGAAAAAAATAGCAGTAATCATAAaatatataacgcccttttaaagggcgctatgcTTAACAACTGTTTGCCCAATTaagtatagcgcccttttaaaaggcgttatatatatatatatatatatatatatatatatatatatatatatatatatattatgtgggcCCACCAGTAATTCTTCTaggcttaactgacataacaataattcagcTAGGTATAACGCCCATATTTAAGGCGTTATACCTCAAATAATTATACCCCCGGACTGatttttgccttatttaaagaggttaaggattttataaaaatccatTTATAAATACATTCAAGTATTCTGaaatatttcttcgttaagttattttgcattttgtcataatgtctgaagagcgaagaattaGGGTTTTATTATATTGGGGGGGAGGGGTGAGGTTATGGTGGTGAATAACTCAGTAAGCTATAACTTGTCTCCACAGTGTCacgttaagttgccacttacaatggagtatgatacattggtatcgttgttatgtaaaaaaatgagtgtgagcaaacgttcagtgaatattaaagtaaccgaaagatatccatattctgtcactccgcaaggggttgcttgttatgttgagtttaacatcgaggacgatgaaactctgagaaATTTTTTGAGAACTTcggatgaataccgggaatttcttgtgataaaaatgctgGAAATATACGTCAAGTCTGAAGacattcgcaataatgaggttgcgcaaagtagggatatccctcaatcaccgggtggttattttggagcagttttagccgaacaagttccggatgaaagagtttgacctgatctaaacttatctccacgggcgaatgaggagcgaggaaataatttctcacctagtttacataatccacaagtcgATTGGTAAACGttaattttcctttgtgttaagatgtttatttttatgtattgaatttgtattaacactcatatatccACATgtggtaccggccagatatgaattttacaagttatgaaccaacgcccacttggaatatgcctagttttggtgtgttggatcatggtggtccattcGGGAGTCATCATCAACATGATAATGTctatcatgggatatcaacacattatgatttgtaagtgaagtgataaagctatatgtaaagtttgaatcaatttgaataactcattattttgttggttgtgcagtgaaaacgagcaacttgaagctcatgtccttactcaattgcacGAATACGGCTTATTTAATCAGGATCTGGCAAATGCGCAGAGTCAGAAAGaaaatagtgattatgacaacaatgtcgatgagtctggagatgacacacccttccctgatgagggcgatgatgaggaggaagagaatgctgaacctgatttgacgagggagcatgctccacctcccgttagaccaagagtgtacgagtcccacgtgccatttcattcaagggagattccctaccttgatcattttccaagtatgccggatgtggatgcccttaCAAGGGATATTGACaaaattcggacagcaatgtgggatgaatctagagctaCGACATTATCAAAGGAcatgctttttcctgataaagcGCATCTAAGCAGGGCGGTACAAATGTAtagcgtaaaagagtgtcgtgagatcacggtagccgagtcatctccggatgtatacaaggttatttgccgtagatggtttacgggttgtaactggatgctgcgtgcgaggaagaagaaaataaatatgtgggttgtgagtaaatacattggcacccataattgtgaaatggacacatttagtgggaatcattttaacttgaatgttgacttgatttctcttgtcttgattcaatacattgaatcgtccataaggtacaggattaaagagtgtataacatctgtccaccaggtatatggatgtatcattaccaaaagaaaggcatttctcaggTGCCAACGTGTGTTTGAGATTGTTTATGGTAATTGGGATAAGTCCTTTGCCGCTCACCCAGGTACATGgttgcattgcaacactttaaccctaggactgttgttgaatgaaagcttgagcggagtccatGAATATAAGAAttcatattcagatatgtgttctaGGCATTTAAACTAGCCATTGATAGTTTTGTGCATTATcagccggtaatatccatagatgacactcatgtctatgggaagtatgatattaagttgttgatcgccgttgcaatagatgctaatggaagcatATTTCCTCTCGCATTTTCTATTTGTCCCAACAAAATCCAAGAGACGTGGatattatttttgaaccacttgaaggagcacgttgtcagaCAGCGtttaggtatttgtctaatatctgattgacatggcggtattttaagttttgtacaaaatttgcgtgcatggcaggaacTGTATGCCTGCCATCGTTACTGTGTTAGGCAACATATCATAACGAGTGTAAATTAAGGAGGCAAATGGAATTGATTAGGCAGGAAGATCCAGAAGcatatcgttggttgatgcgacatgagcttgacaaatgGACTTTGCATAAGGATGGTGGTAGAAGATGGGGAATCTTGACTATAAATGTgttagagtctttcaacgggttgttAAAGTTTGCACGTGGATttcctgtcactgccatggtgcggatgtcattcaagcagatggcggagaggtttgttgaaataTCTAGAGGTGCATCATCATTGATGGAAAgtggtgttgaatttatgccacaaccAATGAAACGGTTTGAGAAATATTGGAAGCGAGCACAATGGCAtacatttttgcagtattgcagcaagagaaatatttttgaagttcgcattGGTCTGCATTAAAACCGCAGGAATAATACACACACTGTCAATGAATCAAGAAGATTATGCTCATGTGAAAAATGGTCAATCTATCACTTTCCATGatcacatgccatgaagtgctttcaacatatagGTTTCGTGGCAACGAGGTaagttgataaagaatatagtgttgctaAATAtgtaaacacctatagtggacaattgcagccagtgggtgctgatcATTATTGGCCGCCAGAACCATTTAacatggtgtgtaacaaggattatgtGTGTCAATggcaagtgcaaaaaagaacgtgGATacagaaccaaatggatgttggtgatactgTTTATGCGTGTAAATATGGCATATGTTCCCAAACAGGACACGATCGctgtaaatgtccttcagctggtttgggaAGTGGTGGTAATTCAGGTCCAGATGGAGGTTCATCTAATGTGCCCAATTATCAATGATAAACGTAGTATTTTGTTGCAGTATTTTTGTTGTACTAAATGTTTGTAAAAGGTTTAGTTTGCAAAATttctgaaataaaattatgtttctaaTAGGGTTAAATCTAATTGATGTTTAGCATTAAAGATTCAATACAACAATTTAAAATATTCTCCAAGAAATATACATTTTTCGTATTTCatcgctatcatcaataagaccacttgcttgatttctacaacaaTATGGGACTCCTACATCCAACGTctgtggtagaaacttaggtagtccctccGTTCCTTGCAGGTAGTTAAGATCATTCAGTGCATGATGAACGGCTAGTGCCTTTTCCTTCTCTAAAATCTTCTTCATCAAATGCCAAATCACGTTTGCTTCATCTTTATGTGTGTTTGTTTGGAATGTTGCAGACAATGCTTGTGGTACAACTAGGCCATGCCAGTGGCATAGTACTTCATAATGACGCCGTTTTGAGTAAAGgggaacccattgtagtttttcgccccaaattccaataccttcaggctttgtagaatgcgcttcgccctcaataatgtgccatgcaactttgagatcagtgTGTATATAGATAGGCTTATTTTTCAAGAGACGTagaacaccataccacttgtcatcaaccaaatcagtgtagcaacctagcatatttttTTCAAGATAGGGATCGATTGTGTTATGACGTATTCCATGTGGATCTGTTGAACTACCTTTACCTTTTTGCCTTTTCTtaaaccacttattaaatgttagtggcatttcTGAAATGGATGTTGTAATGATTCTTGAATACTGATCTCTCGGTTCAACTTAAGAAGTACTAAACTTCACGAACTTGTATATTAAACGTAGCGcatcaccaatatgcgttatgtgtattgtcatgtcgacctgaaaaagctgtcgacctgaaaaagccgTCGATCTGAAAAAGCTGCACccacttgtaccctaaagaatcattatcacgtgaAATGTAGCGGATCaccaatatgtgttatgtgtattgtcttgtatACCAGAAAAAAGTTGTCGATCTGAAAAGCTGCACccacttgtaccctaaagaatcattagcacGCGATACGTAGTGCTTTCGcaatatgcgttatgtaaccTAAAATCACTCTTAGCTGCCTATAAAAACCTCgcacattttagttattatttgcgtTGTAACGAAACGAATAGAATAACTTttcattaattttttattttcgagCATTACGATATGTCTGGACGCAATAACATACCAAGGTGTTATTGTGGCAAACATGCGATTTTGAAGCCATATTGGTCAAATTGCAATCTGGGGCGCAATTGTTGGATGTGTAAACAAGTTGTAAGTTATTATTATTGGAAAAAAATGTTTGTTAATAGTTtttatataacatgttaattaatagtcTTGTGTTATTATCCCTATTGGTAGGACGAAAATCAATGTGGTTTTGAAGAATGATATGATGAAaccattaaccaggaatactacaaatcatgtttgctaaaCATTTGGAGTCTGACCGGTGAGTATGAACTCCAGATCTTGAAACTTCAAGAACAACTTGCGGCAgtgaaggagaaactaaaagaggtagaagaagaaaataatcgtttggaagagaaatttaagtggttgaagcatagaataatgagcgatagtgactaaacaaataCATGGATGCATTtagtgttgtattttattttatgttgTACGTGTCATGTACTATATTTAATTGGTAACGAATTTAAATTTATGTTAAGTTGtcttatttttttgtgttttagtgttaaactaataaataacccaaaaaataaaaacacatgcgcaaattatgtaaaacataaataattttgctattatatatttaatgtcatatataAAACTAAGAATACATATCAATGAGTCCAACGGCTTGTATGATTTAAAGCATtggctggcctgaggcgcatcccatctcGCCCGGCtatgctatcaggatcatcctcatcacgtcgcctctttatccGAGGATGCGTTGCAACATGATCGTCAGTAAGGTCAGGCTCAGTAGAAGCGACCGTTGGAACAacagtaacctacagaataataagatactttagtatatgaaatataaaatactaacgTACGTGTTAGAAAAAAAACTTTTAATGGTCATACCGTGGTCTCGGCGGGCTCCTGAATAAGATTATCCGTCTTCGGCAAGTT
It includes:
- the LOC104108964 gene encoding uncharacterized protein; this translates as MIKKNHIFVPDSLHKLGTFSNITSLLFPFLPFPSLSFPFHFFDSLSHGTQYHPQGPFNTIDNISNQFSQLYSNHKNLKSSLKHPSGHSYSSDDNHLKLKSLTDSAAFDSSSAALTKSKSQHETIKKVSSHKGKEFHKEVDQSLLRRKSFCSSQIELADFFSCNGVKVVSVDMPLFMQIHDVNCARKTHDSLEKFTSKALALTLKKEFDGVYGTAWHCIVGTSFGSFVTNSVGGFIYFSVDHKLYVLLFKTSVQIAESS